A window of Gymnogyps californianus isolate 813 chromosome 28, ASM1813914v2, whole genome shotgun sequence genomic DNA:
GTACCCCCCCGCAGCGGTGGGGAGGACTACGACTCCCAGTGTGCCCCGCGGCGGCGGACTACGGCTCCCAGGGTGCCCCTGGGCGGGCGCGGGTCGCGGCGCAGGCGCAGTGCGCGCGGCGGGTACTGGGGCTGGCCGGGCTCTTTTGTTCGAGGGAGGCGGACGGAGAGCGGCCAGGCCCGCGGCGCCACCGGacccgccccgcccgcccgcccccgcgccccgcagGCCCCTTCCCCTCGGGAACCGTTGGCGGGGCTGTGTAAGGTGAgcgggggccgcggggggggtggggtggggggggggcgtAGGGCtgaggggggctgggggggaggggcgggaggcgttggggttggggggggggagcgaTGCTGGGGGGGAACTGGGCGTTActgggtggggtggggggggtttGCTGCGGGAGATGGTGTTTAGGGCGGTGAGACGGCGGTTGCGGTGGGGGGGTGGGATTCtgggggggtcggggggggaTAGGGGTTAGTGGAGGGGTGTTTGGGGTGCTGGGGTAGGGCGTGTTAgtggggggggttggggtgtTGGGAGAGGGGGGTTAGCGAGGGGAGGTGTTTGGGGGTGCTAGGAAAGGGGGTGTTAGTGGAAGGGGGTGTTTGGGGCGCTGGGAGAAGCGTTGCTGCGGGGGTTTTGGgggtgctgggagagggggatgtgctggcagggcCGTGCCCCTCAAAGGGGCCGCAGCGGGGGGAAAAGCCGAGTGTCGGGGTGAGGAGGGGCTGGGCCGGGGATAAAGCTGGGCCCGGAGGGTCCtttggggagaggaagagctgaGGGGAGGcccggggggctgggggggagagGTGCGGGGGTGCCTTTggacagagcagaaagatgtgtgttgggggtgctgggggaggctgggtgctgggagggggCTGGTGCACGAGGAGAGAACAaggggctgctgcagaggggctggggaaatggggggggggctggagtaggggctgcagggtggaagTGTCCTTGGGGAGGggacaggctggagcagggtccctgctctgggggcggggggggggaatgtgGCATTTGGATGGGAcggtgctttaaaaaaaccactgatGGAGCCCCTGGggtgaggagaaaaggagggaggtGTTCCCTGGAGGGGAGAGCTTCAGGGAAAGGGGGGGGcggctgggggaggaggagggagattcAGGCTGTGGCCGCTCTGAGAGCGGGGAGGGGACGAGTGTCAACTTTTGGCGGGGAGAATGAGCGGGAAGCTGCTCAACAGGCTGCGGGAGGGCAGGGAGCGGGACGGCAGCCGATCCCGGGGGGACCAGGGGGAGGAGAGCTGTTGGGGAGTGAACTGGGGGGGGACGTGGGGCCTtggagctgggggagagctCTCCTGCGGAGATCTCGgcgtggggctggcaggaggtgggaaagGGAGGTTGTGGCTGGCAGGCTGGAAGCAGGGATGcgctggggaaagggaggggggagatgcagcaggagctgtgtttgGGTCGAGTCCCCGCTCACCCGCAGCGTCGGGTGGGTGTCGGGGCAGCTCCCCGGCAGAGCTGGCTTTCTCCAGCTCCTTTCCTAAGGGAGGAGGTTTGGGAGCTGGGGGAGTCAAGCCACGCTTGGAAGAGGAGTTGTAAAGCATTTGGGGGAAGAGTAGGACTTCTGGAAAGGGAAGATGATGGAGCCAAAATGGGATTTGTATCTCCGGATAAGGAGGCGGTGAAGCTTTGCTGAGGAAGTGGCAGATACAGAGCTGCCCCAGGAGCGCAGGGGCTGGCCGAGAGGGTGGCAGCAGGGTTTGGCTCAGGGTTGTGCTGTGAAGCTGACCCGCTCCCGTGTGACGTGGAGGAGATGGCAGGGACTGGAAAGTGGCCTGAGTTTGGGTGGGGAGCATCAGGGCTGGGGGGCTGAGCGTGAGGATCCCGGAGACGAGGCAGCGCTCTTGGCGTTGGGCTTGATCAGTTTGGAAGCCGCAAGCACGCATGGAGAAATCAAAGTATAAAAGGGCTTTCTGGCTGAATAATTACAGGCTCTATCTGTGAAAGattttattaactttaaaaaaaaaaaaaacccaaccaaaaatcCCTTGTGCATTTGAGAGAGGAAGGTGTTTGCGATGGGTATGTTTGAAGTCAACAGTCCCAACTGGGTTTGCGACCCAGGCACGGTTTCCTATTAGCGCTTGAGATCCCGGTAGTGAAAACGATGAGAAACAGATGTGGCTGCTCTAACCCCGCTGCCCAAGGCCggtgaaatgcaaaaaataagcaGGTGAAGCGCCCGTGAGTGCCAACGGGCAGCTCCTGGGCACCGGGCTGCTGCGGGAAACGCCTCCGGATGCGGTCGCTCCGTCCCTAGGGATGAAGGCTGGCAGAGGAGGGTGCTGTAGGGGCCGGGGTCCCTTGTGAAGAGGGTGGTGGTGCAGTTTCGGGGGCACTGGAAAGCTGGGAGTCCTGCAGCACTTGCGGCAATGTTTTCTCGTCTttatacaaaaggaaaaagaagaacgTAAATGCCTGCTCTGACTCCATGAGTGTTTATCAGCTCTAAAGAGTTCAGAAGTTGTGTCCGCCTTCACGTAACAAAATTCCTGTCTACATGACGGGATTTCTTACCTCAGGATCTCTTTTTTCAGCAAGGAGGTAACATTTATGTTTCTCTTAAATCCAGAGGTGCATTCTCTCATGGATTGTGAATTTAACTGGAAATGATGTGGCTGAGCTTGAAGGTTGTGGGTTTTCTTTAGTTTGGTCTCTGCTCAAAGGCTTGAGCTTTCACTCAAactttccagaaatgttttctgctgttttcaggtTCTGGAGAGTGGAAGACTTAACATGCTCGTTCCCACTTCAAAAGAAAGATGcctgctgcctttccctggcGCGTGTGGAATAAACTTGGCGTGCTCATAAGTCTTTAAAGAGATGAGTGATCCCAGCCAAGTTtgagaaaggcaggaggaggaaatgttTTAAGTTTAAAACTCATTAAAGCTAAGCTGAACTGTTAATCCCTTAAGATGGAGCTAATGGAACTAGTCTGTACTCAAATTAAACCTCTGGGTctccacatttttcttcttaggctggtcttcctttcctgtgttAAACTTTCTACTGAAAAGATTAGCGCCAGGCATCACGGAACGGTAGATGCTTCACAATCTTCTGAAGAAAGCGTCCCAGCCGGCGGGGCTGAGTGTATTTGTATTTGTCTGGTAGTGGTTTCGCTACCTGGGTGCTGTTCTCCAGGAGATCTCATGATACCGGCATGTGCTTTGCTCTGATCTACTGCGATGTCAGCGTTAGCTCTTGCTCCTCcatctgctcctcctgcctcaaTAACGCAGGCTTTTGTACACACCTTCGTGCTGGGCCTCTTTCTTCATGGCCTTTTACCAGAGTTTGAATTCTTTTCAAGTGGCTTAGGTGTGTCCTGGATCCTTTTCCTCTTAGCTGCAGACCCAGAAGTTATTCTTTCGGTCTCTCTCcgttctgctttcctcttcacAAAGGATTTCAGCTTTACCTTGAATGTTAGGTACGAAGCggcaaatgaaaatggaaacatttggcATAGGCCCATCCTGAATTTGTCTTGAAATCATATTTTTCGATATAAGCCAACTTTTTTCACACATTAAGTATAGAAAATTGAAGCTGAATTTTAGGAAACATACTACTGATGAGATCTCTTTCAGGCAGGAATCATCTAGCCCCAAATTCTATAGACATGAGACTGCTTATGTAAACATAATAGGAGTTGTCTGCCCTCCCCAAAAATGCCCGGGCAAAAAGAAATGGCTTCGTTCTGCACCTCTGCGCGCAGGAACTCGGTGTGaatgaaatgtgtttatttgAAAGCTCTGGAGGTGAGGGAGCGGAGCACGGGGCAAGTCTTCCCTGCGCTGCCTTTCCAAGTGGACGAGGATTGTTCaacctctcccccttcctccagaGACTAGAAACCAGCCAGTACTTTGGGTGGCCGcggtttgtttttaataactgaaattgGAGGGTTTGCATGTTCCCGGTCACAGAAGGCTGAAATCTTTGTTGAGCGCTCTGTTCCACAGAGGCATTCCCGACACGGAGGAAGAGGGTGTGGGGAACAGCTCAGATGCTTCGCCGATAAAGCCACGCGCCGAGTTCGTACCCACCCCCCCCGAGGGGGGGGGACTGAAGTCCCTTTCTCACACTCGAGCTGCGTTTTTGACTGCAGTGCAGCGAGAGGCCTGTGCAGCAGCttgtctctgtgctgctggctcGAACGCTAGAATCTGTACCGTGTCTAGCAGCAGACGCTGTGAACTACGGTTTGGCCTTATCCGCCCGGAGCACCTTTCTGGCTTCCAGGCTCTGGAGGTGAAACCAGACGTTGTCCATGCCGCAGGGATGAATGTCGAGGGGACGGCTTGTCAGCAGGCGGCTGGGTGCCGGCCCCGTGCCTGCGTGGGAGCAGACATCTTGAGAACCCACAGAGGCAGAGCAGGTCCGTGCAAGGGGGTGACACGGGTACTCTGTGGTGTAAATGCCTCTAGCAGAAACAGGGAAACGTCTGCTGAAGGGAACAGGCCCCGAGTGTCTGGGGAGTTTGGAGAGGTTGCTGCCTGCCATACGCTTAAGGTATGGTTTGCTGCAGCCCTTTGCACTGGTATATTTGTCTCTCTCCTTGGCAAGCTCTTTCTCAAAGTGCTCCTGGCCTTGGATTTGCATCTTCTCTGCCCAGCGCTTACCACAATAAAATGATGGATCTGCAGTCTTGCATTGCTTGCATCGCTCTATTGCCTCTCTCCATTTCCCTTTCCACACCTACCTGTCCTACACACCACCTCTAGTTCTAGCAACTCCTCTCTGAGCTCGTCTTGGCCAGACTCTGCTGTTAGACTCTTTGATCCAGTTGCCTTCTTAAGAAGCTGCTCAAGCGGCCTGGCGATCCAGTTGAGCATCCTTAGGTCCCTTAAAAACAAATCCATCTCCAAGCAATAACCACAGCGCTTTCGACTAAAGTCCTTTTGGCTGCAGCTGAACAGAAGTCCCTGCTGAGAGAGGGGAAGCCCGAGATTTCGCCCCTCCAGGCTGTCTCGGAGTTTATTTGCTGGTAGTAGTCGGAGCTGCGACAGCACCTTCTTGGGAATCTTCTCTGCCGTGGCATGCTCGGCTCTGGTCCCCTTCTCTGGTGGCCGCACCgagccagaggaggaggatggaggggaggaaggctgtCCTGCACAGGAGGAAGGAACTGTCTGAAGAATTCCAGAGTGAAACACGATCTCTCGGcttcctgctgcagtgctggctcCTGCTCGGGGATTAGATGCTGGCGGTGGGTCGGAGGCTTTACATTGTTGTATTGCACACCAGCTGAGGCGGTGCCAGGCAGCCTGGCCTCCTCCTCAGCGAGTCCGCAGGCAACCGGGAGCCTCGCTGCTTCGGGTTTGCTTCTGTCTGGCTTCTGATTAAAGAGGCTGTCAGTGTATTTCAGCCCAGGAGTTGAGGAGGGAAAAGCCTCTCTGATCCACGTTTCTTgtacggctccgttttagtgGGCTGTTTCcaggtggttgggtttttttgcccctATTGAATAGGGCAATAAAACTTCATCCTTGGGGGTCTGGGTGTCCTCTGGCATTGAATAAAGGATCCATGGAGGAAGCACTGCCTGTCTGTGGGAATATCCCTACCACCACATCAGCTGCTGGTCTGTACTGGGCAGGGAACTTCTCACTTCATTTAACGCTTAGAGTGGGTTTAGTTTTCACCTTTGGCAGACACTGGAGCTCTGCAAGCACAGCGCAGCATGTGCAGCAACAGAACAAGCTTCTTCCCTTTGTCCctgtctgctctgcagcctgttcAGGTGCCGACCCCTCTTCTGAGACCACCAGTTAAAAGAAAGGCAGGGGAGATACCTAGTGCTAAACAcgagcaggaggaggaaaaggcttGTGACGCAGAGCCTGGGCTCTGGGACCTCCTGACTTGCTCAGTGGCCACCAAGCACCCGAAGATGCTGGCAGCCACTTTGGCCTGGCCTTTATCGCCAGTCCTCTGCCTCGTTCACGAGCAGCCCCAACTCGGGGTGCCGCGGCGGGAGGAAGGTGTTCATTCCTCCTTCCACCCCGACATTGCCATCAAGTGAGGAGGCTGCGGTCTCCTTGTGGCTGGTGCGTGCAGGGATGGGGTGTAAAGGGAGGATGTCCGTCTGCCAGCAAGCACGGCTGGAGGCCGATCGCCCTGCGGAGCGAGAGCCCGGGCGCTGGCACAGCTTGTACGCACGCCAAGGTCAGGTTAAAAGCAGCAGTGCAATAGCGGGGTCCAAAGTAAAAACACGTTGGTCCAGCGCCTGCCAAGCAGAGAAgtgctgctttctccctctGTGCTCTTCTGCGCTCCTCGCCTGCCCTCAAGTCCTGTCTGTGAGATAGCAGCAGAGACGGGGTGATCTGGAGCGTGTCGGcttggctgtgctccctcccatcCTCTCTGCTGTGGCTTCTGCTGGTCTGAACTGGCAGTATGTCTTCCGAGCTTTGTGGGGCCTGTTTTTAAGACTTCTCCTTTGAAGGATACTCTTAACGGCAGCTGCTCGGCTCAGCAGCATCTTGTGCGCAAGGGAGCTCATCCAGCCGTACCCCGAGAGCTGAGACTGTTGCTGAACTCTGGTATCTCCTTCAGCCAGCGTAAATCtgcaggatttttgttttgtcatgtAAACCAGCCCCAGTTTGCGTAGATTTTGCCAGCTGAAATTTATTCTAGAAGATTCACGATAAGCTGAGTGGCAAAACGAAAGTTTCCGGGCAGGTAATGTTTGACCTGCTTGCCAGTCATTTTGCTTGGCAGAAAATACGTATtttactggggggaaaaaaaaaaaaaaaagaagtcgTGTTCCTCAGCGCTTAGGCTGTGAAAGCTCCCCGGGCAGCTCTTCAGCAGGGTGGGGTTTTGGGAGGCTGAGGTACGGAGTTGGTGTCAGGCGGTCTGGGTCCCGTTGCCAGCTTTGCCAGTGGCTCTTCGTGACGGCGTAGCTGCTTATCGGAGATAACAGATGGGGAGAGCTGGAACCTCCTGACCCTTTGGTCGATCTAAATCAGTGCAACTTGTTCGGCTGGCTGTGCAGGCTTCTTTGGAGCAGAGGCTGGTGATGAGGTCAGGGTGCTAGAGggctctgtatttttcttgaacttaaagaaaaaaccctttctgTGCCACCTTCCTGCAGGAGCAGATGCTCCGTTGGTGCCTCCCCTCGCGGGGCTGTGTGGTGGCTCAGGATCTTGGCTGCGGGGCTGGGACATGTCGGTGTAACTGGTACCAGCCGAGAAGCGGCTGGAGAGCACTTGCAAGGACCAGGGGTGCTTTTAGCAGAACCGCCTGCCCCacagcagggacacagggcAGGGATGAGGTGCACGGCCATCCCCGGCAGCAGCGGGGAGAGACTCTGACCCTCAATCTGCCCGCCTGTGGTATTCTTACTGGTCCGAGCTGGGTTTCAGCAGGGAAGTGGGGCCTCTCTGTGGTTTTTGGCTCTCTGAGGTGTTTCGTTTCAGCCTGGGGGAAGCGCCCGGCGTGttggcagggctgctcctcctctgcagtCCCCCCCGCGCGAGTGGAAAGCGGAGAGCTGCGCCGAGGGCCGCCCCGTCACGCGTTACCTGTGTGCTGCGGCATTTACGGCAGGTAGCCTTGGGCTGTGTCGGGCCAGAGAGTTCTCCTAGCTCTGCGTCGCTTCTGCCACTTCCCAGCAAGCACTGGATATATATGCAGGAATTTTTGACTGTCTAAACAGCTCTGGAagataaggaggaaaaaaaaaaccattttctgGGTTGGTGAGTTAGATAAATATCCCAGAGTGCACATCCATGAACCAGCAAAGAAATGAACATGGGGAGCTCGGTATCGGGGACTGTGACTTGTATTTAACTTGGATTAACTATTTATTAACTTTTAGTTAATATCAGCGGTGCGCTGTCTCCCTCCCGCCGCTGTACAGCTctgcaaatgctttctgcagctcAAGGCAGGGTTGAACTAAGCTGAAGGGCAGGTCAGCGAGgtgaggaaaggggagagaacAGGTTGAGGAGGGACAGGCGGGACTCGGCAGAGGACGGACAAGGTGTGGAGCAGCTGACGTAGGATGCTGCTTCGTTTCTGGAGGTCGGTGGGCAACACATGGGAGCAGCGAGGTCGAGACATGGTGTGCTGAAAACAGGGACAAAGTATGGGTGGAATCAGGCAGAGTCTTGGTGGAATTGGTGAAATAAGGTGCTGGGGAGACAAAAAGGCCAAAGCTGTGTGTCAAAAAGGCATCGTGTaaatgcagcagctcctgctagAGATTCCTGTTTGCCTTTTCAGCTGGCAGGACCGTCCTGGCCCATCTCTTCGTGTGTTACCTGCTGTGTATGTGCCTGTTTTCTCCGAAGCAGCATTCCTGCGCTGTGCTTTGCGTATCCAGTGTGTTTGCTGCCTGGCAAAGGCAAACCTGACCTTGACACAAACGTGTggttctctctcctcttttagCAGCGTCGCCCGTAAGCTGAAAAACTGGCCAGcacaatgggaaaaaaacagaacaagaagaaaGTGGAAGAGGTCttagaggaagaggaggaggagtatgTGGTGGAGAAGGTCCTGGATCGGCGAGTGGTAAAGGGCAAAGTGGAATACCTGCTGAAGTGGAAAGGCTTCTCGGAGTAagtgcctccctgcctgctgctgtggggtgggtGCTGGGCTGCTCTGGTGCGAGCATCTCTTCTGCCTTTGGCTCCCGAAGCTTCCTGGCAGGTGGCTCGGTCTCCCTGCGCCTCTCCTTGTCTGTAAAACAGAGCTAACAGGCCAAGGGCAGCCGTAATGATAAAAACGGCAGTGCTAAATGCCTCGAGCTCTAATCAGGGCGACGCGAGCACAGCCTAGGTGAGAAAGTCCGGTTTCTGTCTTGCAAACAGGCTGTGTGGTGCCCTGGTGGGGCTTTCCCCCCCTTAAACCTGGCGTGAAACAAGCAGCCAGATAAAATGAATTGCATTTCTCTCCTGAGAAGGGAAATAACTGCCCTGCCCTCTGGCATCCCTGCCTGGATCAGGGCAGGGTCCTGCTTCATGGGGCGAGGACACCCACATCCagactgctgcttctctcagcaTCTCCGCATGACGCGGTGTCCAGGATTTGTCTTGGCAGGGAAAGCTGCAGCAAGCTTGCCCGTATGTAAAACTAAGCTGTTGTCTTTGACTGCAGTGAAGACAACACATGGGAGCCAGAGGAGAACCTCGACTGCCCAGACCTCATTGCAGAGTTCCTTCAGTCCCAGAAAACGGCACATGAGAGTGAGAAGTCTGAGGGAAGCAAGCGCAAAGCGGAGTCTGACACGGAGGATAAAGGGGAGGAGAGCAAaccaaagaagaagaaggaggaggtgagGCAGGGTGGGGTTTCTGTGCTCACCTCCCTACCCCTGCGTTTGGCACGGTGTCTAACAGCTAGAGCAGCCACGCTCCAAAACCTCAGTCAAACTGTTCTCCTGCACAGAGGGGAAACTATTGCATTTCAGCGAGACGCAGctgaagtgcttttgaaaagctgtaGCTTTCGGAAGGAGGCGTGAGCTGTTGTCTAAGCTAGGCCTCTTAGTGAATCCAGAGCCAGTCCTAGGACTAAATTGAAAGGCCAGTTCTTGAACCAAAAAGGTACAGAGCCCCAGCTTCTCCTGAAGAACCGCACAAGGGGTGAAGCAGGGATGCAGGAGTTGCCTGTTGCCCCTTGAAGAGGGAGAACAAGGTGGAGCAGAGAGCCTCGTGCTCAGGGTGCTCACAGCTGCTTGGGAAAAGGGACAGTTAAAGGCTCTGCAGTCTGGTTTTcatcccaggagctgctgaatCTTGGCCAGCACAAGAGTTTGACCAGCAGGGCCTTGGAAATCAGATCCTCTGCTTGCAGCATCAGCAGGGCGCTCCGCCGTGCTGCCCGGGGCCTGGCAGGAGGTCACCTCTGTGCAGTGGGTTTACACCTGAGTGGTCTTCTCAGTTCCCCGCTGGCCTTTAGCCCTTATAGTCCAAGCACCTGATACCCAGAGTATTTCTGAACAGCCACCAGTGTGTCCTGGTGGCCAGAAACAGGGCTGTGGCTCTCATCCT
This region includes:
- the CBX1 gene encoding chromobox protein homolog 1 → MGKKQNKKKVEEVLEEEEEEYVVEKVLDRRVVKGKVEYLLKWKGFSDEDNTWEPEENLDCPDLIAEFLQSQKTAHESEKSEGSKRKAESDTEDKGEESKPKKKKEESEKPRGFARGFEPERIIGATDSSGELMFLMKWKNSDEADLVPAKEANIKCPQVVISFYEERLTWHSYPSEDDDKKEDKN